A DNA window from Calliphora vicina chromosome 1, idCalVici1.1, whole genome shotgun sequence contains the following coding sequences:
- the LOC135959099 gene encoding uridine diphosphate glucose pyrophosphatase NUDT14-like, with protein MDKITKIWVGPLPKDSPYVKPFRFYYVQNGQEKNWDLMKVHDSVSIILFNTSRQKLIFVKQFRPAVFHGIVTTDGGDISNVDLAKYPPSLGVTMELCAGIVDKDKSWQEIAREEILEECGYDVPVERVQEVMTYRSGVGSQGSKQKMYYCEVTDADKCSSGGGVDDELIDVVECSIEEARKMVQQGSENNSPPSCLLGVMWFLTNKAPNN; from the exons atggacaaaattACGAAAATATGGGTTGGACCTTTGCCAAAGGACTCGCCGTATGTTAAACCATTCCGTTTTTATTATGTACAAAATGGCCAGGAGAAAAATTGGGATCTAATGAAAGTACACGATAGTGTGTCTATTATCCTATTCAATACATCGAGACAAAAGTTGAtctttgttaaacaatttcgtCCGGCTGTATTTCATGGTATTGTTACCACGGATGGTGGTGATATCAGTAATGTTGACCTGGCAAAATACCCACCTTCGTTGGGTGTCACCATGGAGCTGTGCGCTGGCATAGTGGACAAGGACAAAAGTTGGCAAGAAATAGCTCGAGAGGAAATCTTGGAAGAGTGTGGTTATGATGTACCTGTCGAGCGGGTACAGGAAGTTATGACCTATAG ATCTGGTGTGGGTTCCCAAGGttccaaacaaaaaatgtattattgtgAGGTCACCGATGCCGATAAGTGTTCCAGTGGTGGTGGCGTCGATGATGAACTTATCGACGTAGTTGAGTGTTCCATCGAAGAGGCACGCAAAATGGTACAACAAGGTTCAGAAAATAACAGTCCACCTAGTTGTTTGCTGGGTGTAATGTGGTTTTTAACTAATAAAGCTCCcaacaattaa